From a single Vicugna pacos chromosome 4, VicPac4, whole genome shotgun sequence genomic region:
- the TRMT10B gene encoding tRNA methyltransferase 10 homolog B isoform X1 encodes MYMDWKLERSAQKTESHVLQEQEVTLEGTGEDGISESFQLLQIDVECEHQEGETLPTGNAVWCSKNVQRKQRRWEKTVAAKKSKRKQEKERRKANRVENSGICPQHSKRFLKSLTKERLLEAKHSGPRLCIDLSMTNHMSKKELSRLAGQIRRLYGSNKKADRPFWICLTGFTTDSPLYEECLRMNDGFSSYLLDITEDDCFSLFPLETLVYLTPDSEHALEDVDLNKVYILGGLVDESVQKKVTFQKAQEHSVKTARLPIQEYMVRRQNEKNYHSEILAINQVFDILSTYFDTQNWPEALKKGVSSRKGYVLQNSVE; translated from the exons ATGTACATGGACTGGAAATTGGAACGGAGTGCTCAGAAAACAGAGTCACATGTGCTGCAGGAGCAAGAAGTCACCCTAGAGGGCACAGGCGAAGATGGTATCTCTGAAAGCTTCCAGCTTCTACAGATTGATGTGGAATGTGAGCATCAGGAGGGGGAGACCCTGCCCACAGGCAATGCAGTGTGGTGCTCG aaaaatgtccaaagaaaacagagacgctGGGAAAAGACAGTTGCAGCAAAgaagagtaaaagaaaacaagaaaaagaaagaagaaaagctaaTCGTGTAGAAAATTCAG GCATCTGCCCCCAGCACAGCAAACGTTTTCTGAAATCCTTAACCAAGGAAAGACTTTTGGAAGCCAAACACTCGGGACCAAGACTCTGTATTGATTTGAGTATGACCAATCACATGTCTAAGAAG GAATTAAGTAGACTAGCTGGACAGATCCGAAGGTTGTATGGTTCAAATAAAAAAGCTGACAGGCCGTTTTGGATCTGCCTCACTGGATTCACCACAGACAGTCCCCTGTATGAAGAATGTTTGAGGATGAATGATGGATTTTCTAGTTATCTG ctAGACATAACAGAAGACGACTGCTTTAGCTTATTTCCTCTGGAAACCCTTGTGTACCTGACTCCAGACTCAGAACATG cTCTTGAAGATGTTGATCTAAACAAAGTTTACATCCTTGGTGGACTTGTGGATGAGAGTGTTCAGAAG AAGGTGACATTTCAAAAGGCCCAAGAACATTCAGTCAAGACCGCCCGCTTGCCAATCCAGGAATACATGGTCAGACGCCAGAATGAGAAAAACTATCATTCAGAGATCTTGGCCATCAATCAAG TATTTGATATCCTATCCACTTACTTTGATACTCAAAACTGGCCTGAAGCATTGAAGAAAGGAGTTTCTTCCAGAAAAGGCTATGTTCTTCAGAACTCAGTGGAATGA
- the FRMPD1 gene encoding FERM and PDZ domain-containing protein 1 has product MEELESSLFQTRKAHRIEQMVARWLRRSRDSSARDKVAAADGPPGTPTQTLIPVKHTVKIDKDALLQDYGFHISETLPLTVVAVTAGGSAHGKLFPGDQILQMNDEPAEDLSCERAVDILREAEDSLSITVVRCTSGVPKSSFLTEEKRARLKTNPVKVHFAEEVLVSGHSQGNSLLCMPNVLKVYLENGQTKAFKFEAHTTVKDIILTVKEKLSIRSMEYFALVLEEQYSISRLHLLHEEELIQQVVEREESHDYRCLFRVCFVPKDPLDLLKEDPVAFEYLYLQSCSDVLQERFAVEMKCSSALRLAALHIQERIYACAQPQKISLKYIEKDWGIENFISPTLLRNMKGKDIKKAISFHMKRNQNLLEPRQKQLISAAQLRLNYLQILGELKTYGGKIFNATLMLQDRESCIALLVGAKYGISQIINSKLNIMSTLAEFASISRIELMEESEKVSVVKVYLQDIKVLTLLLESNSAKDLACLISGYYRLFVDPVTSIFLWPGNKQQVHRVSAEEGYESRACSDSEESSEVDCVLEPLSDRRLLKLGPCRTLGEEEQPPEDSTTPEVARKGPSTCGTNSMTDSAESEASDSANTESRGCRTSGSSESMDALEEDDLDACSSGRSGFFHLGSPGFPESLDSDSQEDRSRMETSGLLCLLDLTQQANPQCQKAEFSESPAPETFSWGPELSTVRLDPRLYEDSRTDYYSLRSSVTPASRLIDSSDSAASRQGGGVASWDQRGGTEAQPSSTLEALALEDGSSDEEYYDAADKLTPPDTLSGPGAASAAEPSATSLQNKGNTCSPEGSLNPGPDGREPSRRGGVKKYAKTLRKRRSFLQTDYTCQVSFPLVPSASLKSVEDVCYYNREPYLALSAPSPTVSSLQDVQGEPGLLETKALGLLAPLRETQSKNPASRAMEMEPETMETKSVIDSRVSSISAIRLRIDPNHKENSGIAPLTTTVASSPGNTPHCHNPGSSGPDTAQEGPSQTLSTFQNSVGRAPRELAMELGNSTPCLSDADPNPDRVCLTISPGPHDVSRGDTRELGGVQLETGWGYPFTHHMQEPAPQDTEPLLSPRDRPRSGESGINSEEKMASFPTKDEHQGQLSLEHDREVTDENGTSLFHDESGKDSGDPKGDVPNAVLQTTGVSPPAGEKIASLSLETPVTGTEQTPPHSPTDPQGHSRETPGQARQAHEQKPAELDLNSGYLLRDQTIPSAFPLEQVKAEPLNHVTGKDTDPQDTPQQVCLNPGPCLPEPLPCPQEEPYLEGSSHCSLPESKDKSPSICLPAEKSFLCFAPESHPKVSASLRLATSSGFAGVNETVAPRIGMEQCSCQLSYATCFRGLQPETEEEDRDLEAYPTVPLTSPPSPGSRLALPRRPTRAHSCSTEPLLRNSHIWPEYCSRALRQLKAAPASNPEGFIQLMESLLELQDILEASWGNGNKHPPEKCTWHFSESRSRLCLGSQKLLSSCQHVIRMDQSPDEMQDAIRDTFQHLVQLAGLCFQFTDCSRCSTRHREAAGNLRDVVYTYHQFVEAAKLTCERGYHDLSVKLLARQCTALTAAVFCLTQKFRASTAL; this is encoded by the exons GGAGTCCCCAAGTCCTCCTTCCTGACGGAGGAGAAGAGGGCGAGGCTGAAGACCAACCCCGTGAAGGTGCACTTTGCGGAGGAAGTGCTTGTCAGCGGACACAGCCAG GGTAATTCTCTGCTGTGTATGCCCAACGTGCTCAAGGTGTACTTGGAGAATGGACAGACCAAAGCATTCAAGTTTGAGGCGCACACAACTGTAAAG GACATCATCCTCACAGTGAAGGAGAAGCTGTCCATCCGAAGCATGGAGTACTTTGCACTGGTCCTGGAGGAGCAGTACAGCATCTCACGGCTGCACCTGCTGCACGAGGAGGAACTCATCCAGCAG GTGGTAGAAAGGGAGGAGTCACATGACTACCGCTGCCTCTTCAGGGTGTGTTTTGTTCCCAAGGACCCCCTGGACCTCCTGAAAGAAGACCCTGTGGCCTTTGAATATCTCTATTTGCAG AGCTGCAGCGACGTGCTCCAGGAGCGCTTTGCTGTAGAAATGAAATGCAGCTCTGCGCTCCGGCTCGCAGCCCTGCACATCCAGGAGCGGATCTACGCATGTGCCCAGCCGCAGAAGATCTCTCTGAAGTACATAGA GAAGGACTGGGGAATAGAGAACTTTATATCTCCAACTTTACTACGGAACATGAAAGGAAAAGACATCAAGAAAGCCATTAGCTTCCACATGAAGAGGAACCAGAATTTGCTGGAACCCCGACAGAAG CAACTTATTTCTGCTGCCCAGCTACGTTTAAATTATCTACAGATCCTTGGAGAACTCAAGACGTATGGTGGGAAAATCTTTAATGCTACTTTAATG TTACAGGATAGAGAATCCTGTATTGCCCTTCTGGTTGGAGCCAAGTATGGCATTAGCCAAATTATCAATAGCAAACTCAACATCATGTCCACGTTGGCAGAGTTTGCAAGCATCAGCCGTATAGAACTGatggaagagtctgagaaagtGAGCGTGGTCAAAGTGTATCTTCAGGACATCAAG GTTCTGACTTTGCTGCTGGAATCCAACAGTGCAAAAGACCTAGCCTGCCTGATTTCTGGGTACTACAGGCTGTTTGTCGACCCAGTTACCTCCATTTTCCTCTGGCCGGGAAACAAACAACAGGTGCACCGGGTATCTGCTGAAGAAG GCTACGAATCCAGGGCGTGCAGTGACTCTGAGGAGTCCTCTGAAGTGGACTGCGTGCTGGAGCCTCTCTCTGACAGACGCCTGCTGAAGCTGGGCCCCTGCAGGACACTTGGAGAGGAGGAGCAGCCTCCTGAGGACAGCACCACGCCAGAGGTGGCCAGGAAAGGCCCTAGCACTTGTGGGACCAACAGCATGACAGACAGTGCTGAGTCCGAGGCGTCTGACTCGGCCAACACTGAGAGCCGAGGCTGCAGGACCAGCGGCTCAAGCGAGTCCATGGATGCCCTGGAAGAGGACGACCTGGACGCCTGCTCCTCCGGCAGGTCTGGCTTCTTCCACCTGGGCTCACCAGGCTTCCCAGAGAGTCTTGATTCTGACAGCCAAGAGGACAGGAGCAGGATGGAAACCAGTGGCCTCCTCTGTCTCCTGGACCTGACCCAGCAAGCCAACCCTCAGTGCCAGAAGGCAGAGTTTTCTGAGAGTCCCGCTCCTGAGACCTTCAGCTGGGGACCAGAACTGAGCACAGTCAGGCTGGACCCCAGGCTGTACGAGGACAGCCGGACTGACTACTATAGCCTGCGCTCCAGTGTCACCCCGGCCAGCCGCCTGATTGACAGCTCAGACAGCGCAGCCTCCCGCCAGGGCGGGGGCGTGGCATCCTGGGACCAGCGGGGCGGGACTGAGGCACagcccagctccactctggaaGCCCTGGCCTTGGAGGATGGCAGTTCGGATGAGGAATACTATGATGCAGCTGACAAGCTCACACCCCCAGACACCCTCTCAG GACCTGGAGCAGCTTCTGCTGCAGAACCCAGTGCCACAAGCTTGCAGAATAAGGGCAACACTTGCAGCCCCGAGGGCAGCTTGAATCCTGGGCCAGATGGGAGAGAGCCAAGCAGAAGAGGGGGAGTGAAGAAGTATGCCAAGACCCTGAGGAAAAGAAGGTCTTTCCTACAGACTGACTACACCTGTCAGGTTTCATTTCCCCTGGTGCCATCAGCCTCCCTGAAGAGTGTGGAAGACGTTTGCTACTACAATCGAGAGCCCTACCTGGCCCTCAGTGCACCCTCCCCAACTGTGTCCTCTCTACAGGATGTGCAAGGTGAGCCTGGACTCCTGGAGACCAAGGCCCTGGGACTGCTGGCTCCCCTGAGGGAGACTCAGAGCAAAAACCCAGCCTCCCGGGCCATGGAGATGGAGCCTGAGACCATGGAAACCAAGTCAGTCATCGACTCTCGAGTGTCTTCTATTTCTGCCATTCGCCTCCGGATTGACCCCAACCACAAAGAGAATTCTGGGATTGCCCCTCTGACCACCACAGTTGCCAGTTCCCCAGGAAACACCCCTCACTGTCACAACCCAGGATCATCTGGTCCAGATACTGCTCAGGAAGGGCCTTCCCAAACCTTATCTACATTTCAAAACTCTGTTGGCCGTGCCCCCAGAGAACTCGCCATGGAGCTTGGGAACAGCACCCCCTGCCTCTCCGATGCTGACCCAAACCCAGACAGAGTCTGCCTGACCATCAGCCCAGGGCCACATGATGTCTCTCGGGGAGACACACGAGAGCTGGGAGGAGTCCAGCTGGAAACAGGATGGGGATACCCATTTACACATCATATGCAAGAACCTGCCCCCCAGGACACAGAGCCTTTGTTGTCTCCTCGAGACAGGCCtagaagtggtgaaagtgggATAAATTCAGAAGAGAAGATGGCTTCTTTCCCTACAAAGGACGAACATCAAGGACAGCTCTCTCTGGAACATGATAGAGAAGTTACAGACGAAAATGGCACCAGTTTATTTCATGATGAGTCTGGGAAGGATTCGGGTGACCCCAAGGGTGACGTGCCAAATGCTGTTCTACAGACTACTGGTGTCAGTCCCCCAGCAGGTGAAAAAATAGCCTCCCTCTCCTTGGAGACTCCTGTAACAGGGACTGAGCAGACCCCACCACATTCCCCCACAGACCCCCAAGGACACAGCAGAGAAACCCCAGGCCAAGCCCGTCAGGCCCATGAACAAAAACCGGCAGAGCTGGATTTAAACTCAGGTTACTTGCTTAGGGACCAGACCATTCCATCAGCCTTCCCTCTGGAGCAGGTCAAGGCAGAGCCACTTAACCATGTGACAGGGAAAGACACTGACCCTCAGGACACTCCCCAGCAGGTCTGTTTGAATCCAGGGCCTTGTCTGCCAGAGCCACTACCGTGTCCCCAAGAGGAGCCCTACTTAGAAGGTTCAAGCCATTGTTCGCTGCCAGAAAGCAAAGACAAAAGCCCTAGCATCTGCCTTCCCGCTGAGAAGTCTTTCCTGTGCTTTGCCCCAGAAAGCCATCCTAAAGTTTCTGCCAGTCTCAGGTTGGCCACGTCTTCGGGGTTTGCAGGCGTGAATGAGACAGTGGCCCCCAGGATTGGGATGGAGCAGTGCAGCTGCCAGCTCTCCTATGCCACGTGCTTCCGTGGCCTGCAGCCggagacagaggaggaagacAGGGACTTGGAAGCGTACCCCACAGTCCCCCTCACCTCACCGCCCTCACCCGGAAGCCGGCTGGCCCTGCCCCGGAGACCCACCCGGGCCCACAGCTGCAGCACAGAGCCCCTGTTGAGGAACAGCCACATCTGGCCGGAGTACTGCTCCCGGGCTCTGAGACAGCTGAAAGCTGCCCCTGCCAGCAACCCTGAGGGCTTCATTCAACTCATGGAGAGCTTGCTGGAATTACAGGACATCTTAGAAGCTTCCTggggaaatggaaataaacaccccCCCGAGAAGTGCACCTGGCACTTTTCTGAAAGCCGGAGCCGCCTCTGCTTGGGCTCCCAAAAGCTCCTGTCGAGCTGTCAGCACGTGATCAGGATGGACCAGTCCCCCGACGAGATGCAGGATGCCATACGCGACACCTTCCAGCACTTGGTTCAGCTGGCCGGCCTATGCTTCCAGTTCACAGACTGCAGTCGCTGCTCCACCCGGCACAGGGAAGCGGCGGGGAACCTGAGGGATGTGGTGTATACCTATCACCAGTTTGTGGAGGCCGCTAAGCTGACCTGCGAGAGAGGCTACCACGACCTGAGTGTGAAACTCTTGGCCCGTCAGTGCACGGCCCTTACGGCCGCCGTGTTCTGTTTGACCCAGAAGTTCCGGGCGTCCACTGCCTTGTGA
- the TRMT10B gene encoding tRNA methyltransferase 10 homolog B isoform X2 produces MVSLKASSFYRLMWNKNVQRKQRRWEKTVAAKKSKRKQEKERRKANRVENSGICPQHSKRFLKSLTKERLLEAKHSGPRLCIDLSMTNHMSKKELSRLAGQIRRLYGSNKKADRPFWICLTGFTTDSPLYEECLRMNDGFSSYLLDITEDDCFSLFPLETLVYLTPDSEHALEDVDLNKVYILGGLVDESVQKKVTFQKAQEHSVKTARLPIQEYMVRRQNEKNYHSEILAINQVFDILSTYFDTQNWPEALKKGVSSRKGYVLQNSVE; encoded by the exons ATGGTATCTCTGAAAGCTTCCAGCTTCTACAGATTGATGTGGAAT aaaaatgtccaaagaaaacagagacgctGGGAAAAGACAGTTGCAGCAAAgaagagtaaaagaaaacaagaaaaagaaagaagaaaagctaaTCGTGTAGAAAATTCAG GCATCTGCCCCCAGCACAGCAAACGTTTTCTGAAATCCTTAACCAAGGAAAGACTTTTGGAAGCCAAACACTCGGGACCAAGACTCTGTATTGATTTGAGTATGACCAATCACATGTCTAAGAAG GAATTAAGTAGACTAGCTGGACAGATCCGAAGGTTGTATGGTTCAAATAAAAAAGCTGACAGGCCGTTTTGGATCTGCCTCACTGGATTCACCACAGACAGTCCCCTGTATGAAGAATGTTTGAGGATGAATGATGGATTTTCTAGTTATCTG ctAGACATAACAGAAGACGACTGCTTTAGCTTATTTCCTCTGGAAACCCTTGTGTACCTGACTCCAGACTCAGAACATG cTCTTGAAGATGTTGATCTAAACAAAGTTTACATCCTTGGTGGACTTGTGGATGAGAGTGTTCAGAAG AAGGTGACATTTCAAAAGGCCCAAGAACATTCAGTCAAGACCGCCCGCTTGCCAATCCAGGAATACATGGTCAGACGCCAGAATGAGAAAAACTATCATTCAGAGATCTTGGCCATCAATCAAG TATTTGATATCCTATCCACTTACTTTGATACTCAAAACTGGCCTGAAGCATTGAAGAAAGGAGTTTCTTCCAGAAAAGGCTATGTTCTTCAGAACTCAGTGGAATGA
- the TRMT10B gene encoding tRNA methyltransferase 10 homolog B isoform X3 translates to MYMDWKLERSAQKTESHVLQEQEVTLEGTGEDGISESFQLLQIDVECEHQEGETLPTGNAVWCSKNVQRKQRRWEKTVAAKKSKRKQEKERRKANRVENSGICPQHSKRFLKSLTKERLLEAKHSGPRLCIDLSMTNHMSKKELSRLAGQIRRLYGSNKKADRPFWICLTGFTTDSPLYEECLRMNDGFSSYLLDITEDDCFSLFPLETLVYLTPDSEHALEDVDLNKVYILGGLVDESVQKVCRNNSDFDQGSFDSTFLPAICSL, encoded by the exons ATGTACATGGACTGGAAATTGGAACGGAGTGCTCAGAAAACAGAGTCACATGTGCTGCAGGAGCAAGAAGTCACCCTAGAGGGCACAGGCGAAGATGGTATCTCTGAAAGCTTCCAGCTTCTACAGATTGATGTGGAATGTGAGCATCAGGAGGGGGAGACCCTGCCCACAGGCAATGCAGTGTGGTGCTCG aaaaatgtccaaagaaaacagagacgctGGGAAAAGACAGTTGCAGCAAAgaagagtaaaagaaaacaagaaaaagaaagaagaaaagctaaTCGTGTAGAAAATTCAG GCATCTGCCCCCAGCACAGCAAACGTTTTCTGAAATCCTTAACCAAGGAAAGACTTTTGGAAGCCAAACACTCGGGACCAAGACTCTGTATTGATTTGAGTATGACCAATCACATGTCTAAGAAG GAATTAAGTAGACTAGCTGGACAGATCCGAAGGTTGTATGGTTCAAATAAAAAAGCTGACAGGCCGTTTTGGATCTGCCTCACTGGATTCACCACAGACAGTCCCCTGTATGAAGAATGTTTGAGGATGAATGATGGATTTTCTAGTTATCTG ctAGACATAACAGAAGACGACTGCTTTAGCTTATTTCCTCTGGAAACCCTTGTGTACCTGACTCCAGACTCAGAACATG cTCTTGAAGATGTTGATCTAAACAAAGTTTACATCCTTGGTGGACTTGTGGATGAGAGTGTTCAGAAG GTCTGCAGGAATAACTCTGATTTTGACCAAGGGAGCTTTGACTCAACATTCTTACCAGCTATTTGTTCTTTGTGA